From one Amaranthus tricolor cultivar Red isolate AtriRed21 chromosome 17, ASM2621246v1, whole genome shotgun sequence genomic stretch:
- the LOC130804221 gene encoding uncharacterized protein LOC130804221 isoform X1: protein MSATGENTGDEATAKAVHKRYESLLTVRNKAVRGKGAWYWAHLEPLLVHNADNGLPKAVKLKCCLCDTMFSASNPSRTASEHLKRGTCPNFSSPTTPRPLSSVSPPPLVDSQSLSSGGVVVPCGPTITSTSTMPSTIVSPGSNTNTTTPTPPQFNHRKRSSSSSGGGEVGGGSGGTTPNTNSNAIGAANASYVAPISVIDPSRYCSEMGFSGGSGALVVHQPNQQQPQHHHLIVNQNLATRGGGGGGGGGGGGGGGGRRGDDLSDARGMFEDSIKRLKSPKASPGPSLSKCQVDCALDYLSDWVYESCGSVSFSSLEHPKFKAFLNQVGVPEASKREFCGSRLDSRYEEVRNESEVRIRDAMFFQIASDGWKSKGGFEENLVNLTVNLPNGTSVYRRAVFTGGQVPCKYAEEVIWETMADICGNGLQRCVGVVADKFKSSALKNLEVQNQWMINLSCQYQAFNSLIKDFYRELPLFKNVAENCFKLANFLNNKTQVRNSFHKHQLREYGLACLLRVPTKEHEIFNFEPVYGLIEDIMSSARVLQLVLLDESYKIISMEDPVAREFGEMIRDVGFWNDLDAVRSLVKLVKEMTHEFETDRPLVGQCLHLWEEVRTKMKDWCAKFHIAEEPIDKMIERRFRKNYHPAWAAAYILDPLYLIRDSSGKYLPPFKYLTPEQEKDVDKLITRLVSREEAHIALMELMKWRTEGLDPVYAQAVQVKQRDPITGKMKIANPHGSRLVWETYLPEFKSLGKVALRLIFLHATARSFKFNSSLLKWVQTHGRSRFGMDRAQKMIFIAAHLKLERRDFTSEEDKDEELFASATVTAASEDETVVLERPP, encoded by the exons ATGTCGGCGACAGGGGAGAATACGGGGGATGAAGCAACGGCGAAAGCCGTGCATAAAAGGTATGAAAGTCTTCTAACGGTGCGTAACAAGGCTGTAAGAGGTAAAGGGGCTTGGTATTGGGCTCATTTAGAACCATTGTTGGTTCATAACGCCGACAACGGTCTTCCTAAGGCGGTTAaattgaagtgttgtttatgTGATACCATGTTTAGTGCTTCTAATCCTTCTAGAACCGCTTCTGAACATCTTAAGAGGGGTACATGTCCTAATTTTAGCTCTCCTACCACTCCTAGACCTTTGTCTTCTGTTTCTCCTCCTCCCCTTGTCGATTCTCAGTCTCTTTCTTCTGGAGGTGTTGTTGTTCCTTGTGGTCCTACTATTACTTCCACTAGTACTATGCCTTCTACTATTGTTAGTCCTGGTAgtaatactaatactactacTCCCACTCCTCCGCAATTTAACCACCGTAAGAGAAGCTCCTCGAGTTCTGGTGGTGGTGAAGTTGGTGGTGGAAGTGGTGGGACTACTCCTAACACCAATTCGAACGCTATAGGTGCTGCTAATGCTTCATATGTGGCTCCTATTAGTGTAATTGACCCGTCTAGGTATTGCTCTGAGATGGGTTTTTCAGGTGGTAGTGGTGCATTGGTGGTTCATCAACCTAACCAACAACAACCACAACATCATCATCTTATTGTTAATCAAAATTTGGCTACCaggggtggtggtggtggtggaggaggaggaggaggaggaggaggaggaggaagaagaggggATGATTTGTCTGATGCTCGAGGTATGTTTGAGGACAGTATAAAAAGATTGAAGAGTCCTAAAGCATCACCTGGACCTTCTTTAAGCAAGTGTCAAGTAGATTGTGCTCTTGATTATTTGAGTGATTGGGTGTATGAATCATGTGGGTCTGTGTCATTTTCAAGCTTAGAGCATCCTAAGTTTAAGGCCTTCCTTAATCAAGTGGGTGTCCCTGAGGCTTCTAAGAGGGAATTTTGTGGGTCTAGGTTGGATTCTAGGTACGAGGAAGTCAGGAATGAGTCTGAGGTTAGAATTAGAGATGCTATGTTCTTCCAAATTGCTTCTGATGGATGGAAATCCAAGGGTGGTTTTGAGGAAAATCTGGTAAATTTGACTGTTAATTTGCCCAATGGTACCAGTGTTTATAGGAGGGCTGTATTTACTGGTGGGCAGGTTCCTTGTAAGTATGCTGAAGAAGTGATTTGGGAAACAATGGCAGACATTTGTGGCAATGGTCTACAGCGGTGTGTAGGTGTAGTAGCTGATAAGTTTAAGAGTTCAGCATTGAAGAATTTAGAGGTTCAGAATCAATGGATGATTAATCTTTCTTGTCAGTATCAAGCCTTTAACAGTTTGATCAAGGATTTTTATAGGGAGCTACCTTTGTTTAAGAATGTTGCTGAGAATTGTTTTAAGCTCGCAAATTTTCTGAATAACAAAACCCAGGTGCGGAATAGCTTCCACAAGCACCAATTAAGAGAGTATGGTCTTGCTTGTTTACTTCGAGTTCCTACGAAAGAGCACGAAATTTTTAATTTCGAGCCTGTTTATGGTTTGATTGAAGACATAATGAGCTCAGCGCGAGTGCTGCAACTGGTACTCTTAGATGAATCATACAAGATAATATCAATGGAGGACCCGGTTGCTAGAGAATTTGGGGAGATGATTCGGGATGTAGGGTTTTGGAATGACTTAGACGCGGTGCGCTCATTGGTAAAATTGGTGAAAGAAATGACTCATGAATTTGAAACTGATAGGCCTTTAGTTGGGCAATGCCTTCATTTGTGGGAAGAGGTTAGGACTAAGATGAAAGATTGGTGTGCTAAGTTCCACATTGCTGAAGAGCCTATTGACAAGATGATTGAACGACGGTTCAGGAAGAACTATCACCCAGCTTGGGCGGCTGCATATATACTCGACCCTCTTTATTTGATAAGGGACAGCAGTGGGAAATACCTTCCACCATTCAAGTACCTTACACCTGAGCAAGAAAAGGATGTTGACAAGCTCATAACTCGACTTGTTTCGAGGGAGGAAGCACACATTGCATTAATGGAATTAATGAAATGGAGGACAGAAGGACTCGATCCTGTTTATGCACAAGCTGTACAGGTGAAGCAGAGAGATCCTATAACTGGAAAGATGAAGATTGCCAATCCTCATGGTAGTAGGCTTGTTTGGGAAACTTATCTTCCTGAGTTCAAATCACTAGGGAAGGTTGCCCTGAGGCTTATCTTCCTTCATGCCACAGCTCGCAGttttaaattcaattcttcATTGCTGAAATGGGTTCAAACCCATGGTCGTTCAAGGTTCGGTATGGATAGAGCACAAAAGATGATTTTCATAGCTGCTCATTTGAAGCTTGAGCGACGGGATTTCACAAGTGAGGAAGATAAGGATGAGGAGCTTTTTGCTTCTGCAACCG TAACTGCAGCCTCAGAAGACGAAACTGTTGTACTCGAAAGGCCTCCTTAG
- the LOC130804221 gene encoding uncharacterized protein LOC130804221 isoform X2 yields the protein MSATGENTGDEATAKAVHKRYESLLTVRNKAVRGKGAWYWAHLEPLLVHNADNGLPKAVKLKCCLCDTMFSASNPSRTASEHLKRGTCPNFSSPTTPRPLSSVSPPPLVDSQSLSSGGVVVPCGPTITSTSTMPSTIVSPGSNTNTTTPTPPQFNHRKRSSSSSGGGEVGGGSGGTTPNTNSNAIGAANASYVAPISVIDPSRYCSEMGFSGGSGALVVHQPNQQQPQHHHLIVNQNLATRGGGGGGGGGGGGGGGGRRGDDLSDARGMFEDSIKRLKSPKASPGPSLSKCQVDCALDYLSDWVYESCGSVSFSSLEHPKFKAFLNQVGVPEASKREFCGSRLDSRYEEVRNESEVRIRDAMFFQIASDGWKSKGGFEENLVNLTVNLPNGTSVYRRAVFTGGQVPCKYAEEVIWETMADICGNGLQRCVGVVADKFKSSALKNLEVQNQWMINLSCQYQAFNSLIKDFYRELPLFKNVAENCFKLANFLNNKTQVRNSFHKHQLREYGLACLLRVPTKEHEIFNFEPVYGLIEDIMSSARVLQLVLLDESYKIISMEDPVAREFGEMIRDVGFWNDLDAVRSLVKLVKEMTHEFETDRPLVGQCLHLWEEVRTKMKDWCAKFHIAEEPIDKMIERRFRKNYHPAWAAAYILDPLYLIRDSSGKYLPPFKYLTPEQEKDVDKLITRLVSREEAHIALMELMKWRTEGLDPVYAQAVQVKQRDPITGKMKIANPHGSRLVWETYLPEFKSLGKVALRLIFLHATARSFKFNSSLLKWVQTHGRSRFGMDRAQKMIFIAAHLKLERRDFTSEEDKDEELFASATGEDDVLNEIFIGP from the coding sequence ATGTCGGCGACAGGGGAGAATACGGGGGATGAAGCAACGGCGAAAGCCGTGCATAAAAGGTATGAAAGTCTTCTAACGGTGCGTAACAAGGCTGTAAGAGGTAAAGGGGCTTGGTATTGGGCTCATTTAGAACCATTGTTGGTTCATAACGCCGACAACGGTCTTCCTAAGGCGGTTAaattgaagtgttgtttatgTGATACCATGTTTAGTGCTTCTAATCCTTCTAGAACCGCTTCTGAACATCTTAAGAGGGGTACATGTCCTAATTTTAGCTCTCCTACCACTCCTAGACCTTTGTCTTCTGTTTCTCCTCCTCCCCTTGTCGATTCTCAGTCTCTTTCTTCTGGAGGTGTTGTTGTTCCTTGTGGTCCTACTATTACTTCCACTAGTACTATGCCTTCTACTATTGTTAGTCCTGGTAgtaatactaatactactacTCCCACTCCTCCGCAATTTAACCACCGTAAGAGAAGCTCCTCGAGTTCTGGTGGTGGTGAAGTTGGTGGTGGAAGTGGTGGGACTACTCCTAACACCAATTCGAACGCTATAGGTGCTGCTAATGCTTCATATGTGGCTCCTATTAGTGTAATTGACCCGTCTAGGTATTGCTCTGAGATGGGTTTTTCAGGTGGTAGTGGTGCATTGGTGGTTCATCAACCTAACCAACAACAACCACAACATCATCATCTTATTGTTAATCAAAATTTGGCTACCaggggtggtggtggtggtggaggaggaggaggaggaggaggaggaggaggaagaagaggggATGATTTGTCTGATGCTCGAGGTATGTTTGAGGACAGTATAAAAAGATTGAAGAGTCCTAAAGCATCACCTGGACCTTCTTTAAGCAAGTGTCAAGTAGATTGTGCTCTTGATTATTTGAGTGATTGGGTGTATGAATCATGTGGGTCTGTGTCATTTTCAAGCTTAGAGCATCCTAAGTTTAAGGCCTTCCTTAATCAAGTGGGTGTCCCTGAGGCTTCTAAGAGGGAATTTTGTGGGTCTAGGTTGGATTCTAGGTACGAGGAAGTCAGGAATGAGTCTGAGGTTAGAATTAGAGATGCTATGTTCTTCCAAATTGCTTCTGATGGATGGAAATCCAAGGGTGGTTTTGAGGAAAATCTGGTAAATTTGACTGTTAATTTGCCCAATGGTACCAGTGTTTATAGGAGGGCTGTATTTACTGGTGGGCAGGTTCCTTGTAAGTATGCTGAAGAAGTGATTTGGGAAACAATGGCAGACATTTGTGGCAATGGTCTACAGCGGTGTGTAGGTGTAGTAGCTGATAAGTTTAAGAGTTCAGCATTGAAGAATTTAGAGGTTCAGAATCAATGGATGATTAATCTTTCTTGTCAGTATCAAGCCTTTAACAGTTTGATCAAGGATTTTTATAGGGAGCTACCTTTGTTTAAGAATGTTGCTGAGAATTGTTTTAAGCTCGCAAATTTTCTGAATAACAAAACCCAGGTGCGGAATAGCTTCCACAAGCACCAATTAAGAGAGTATGGTCTTGCTTGTTTACTTCGAGTTCCTACGAAAGAGCACGAAATTTTTAATTTCGAGCCTGTTTATGGTTTGATTGAAGACATAATGAGCTCAGCGCGAGTGCTGCAACTGGTACTCTTAGATGAATCATACAAGATAATATCAATGGAGGACCCGGTTGCTAGAGAATTTGGGGAGATGATTCGGGATGTAGGGTTTTGGAATGACTTAGACGCGGTGCGCTCATTGGTAAAATTGGTGAAAGAAATGACTCATGAATTTGAAACTGATAGGCCTTTAGTTGGGCAATGCCTTCATTTGTGGGAAGAGGTTAGGACTAAGATGAAAGATTGGTGTGCTAAGTTCCACATTGCTGAAGAGCCTATTGACAAGATGATTGAACGACGGTTCAGGAAGAACTATCACCCAGCTTGGGCGGCTGCATATATACTCGACCCTCTTTATTTGATAAGGGACAGCAGTGGGAAATACCTTCCACCATTCAAGTACCTTACACCTGAGCAAGAAAAGGATGTTGACAAGCTCATAACTCGACTTGTTTCGAGGGAGGAAGCACACATTGCATTAATGGAATTAATGAAATGGAGGACAGAAGGACTCGATCCTGTTTATGCACAAGCTGTACAGGTGAAGCAGAGAGATCCTATAACTGGAAAGATGAAGATTGCCAATCCTCATGGTAGTAGGCTTGTTTGGGAAACTTATCTTCCTGAGTTCAAATCACTAGGGAAGGTTGCCCTGAGGCTTATCTTCCTTCATGCCACAGCTCGCAGttttaaattcaattcttcATTGCTGAAATGGGTTCAAACCCATGGTCGTTCAAGGTTCGGTATGGATAGAGCACAAAAGATGATTTTCATAGCTGCTCATTTGAAGCTTGAGCGACGGGATTTCACAAGTGAGGAAGATAAGGATGAGGAGCTTTTTGCTTCTGCAACCGGTGAGGATGATGTTCTAAATGAGATTTTTATTGGTCCATGA